From the Euphorbia lathyris chromosome 6, ddEupLath1.1, whole genome shotgun sequence genome, one window contains:
- the LOC136232962 gene encoding hypersensitive-induced reaction 1 protein-like: MGNLICCVQVDQSTVAIKETFGKYNDVLQPGCHCMPWFLGSRVVGHLSLRLQQLDVRCETKTKDNVFVTVVASIQYRPLLHKESDAFYKLSNTRAQIQAYVFDVIRASVPKLNLDDAFEQKNEIAKAVEEELEKAMSAYGFEIVQTLIVDIEPDEHVKRAMNEINAAARMRVAANEKAEAEKIVQIKRAEGEAESKYLSGVGIARQRQAIVDGLRDSVLGFSVNVPGTSAKDVLDMVLITQYFDTLKEIGSASKSTAVFIPHGPGAVNDVATQIRNGLLQATSHQ; this comes from the exons ATGGGGAACCTGATATGCTGTGTACAAGTTGACCAATCCACAGTTGCCATCAAGGAGACATTTGGCAAGTATAATGATGTACTCCAGCCTGGATGCCATTGCATGCCCTGGTTCCTCGGAAGTCGGGTTGTCGGCCACCTCTCCCTCCGCTTGCAGCAGCTCGATGTCCGTTGCGAAACCAAGACAAAG GATAATGTATTTGTGACTGTTGTGGCTTCAATTCAATACCGCCCTCTACTTCATAAAGAAAGTGATGCTTTCTACAAACTCAGCAATACCAGAGCCCAAATTCAAGCATATGTTTTTGATG TGATCAGGGCAAGCGTTCCGAAACTTAACTTGGATGATGCATTTGagcaaaaaaatgaaattgCTAAGGCTGTTGAGGAGGAGCTTGAGAAG GCTATGTCTGCTTACGGATTTGAaattgttcaaacactcatcgTCGATATAGAACCTGATGAGCATGTAAAACGAGCTATGAACGAAATCAATGCAG CTGCAAGGATGAGAGTAGCAGCAAATGAGAAAGCAGAAGCAGAGAAGATCGTTCAGATAAAACGAGCAGAAGGGGAGGCGGAATCGAAGTATCTGTCGGGAGTCGGAATAGCAAGGCAGCGACAGGCAATAGTAGATGGTCTAAGAGACAGTGTGCTGGGATTCTCTGTTAATGTACCAGGGACTAGTGCAAAGGATGTTTTGGACATGGTTTTAATCACCCAATACTTTGACACTCTGAAAGAAATTGGCTCTGCCAGTAAATCAACAGCAGTGTTCATCCCCCATGGACCCGGTGCTGTCAATGACGTCGCTACCCAAATTCGAAACGGATTGCTTCAGGCAACCTCTCATCAGTAA